A genomic region of uncultured Paludibaculum sp. contains the following coding sequences:
- a CDS encoding AAA family ATPase, translated as MNPNPLDSLIEIIHSGTLDSWKARNETALAELFGRRYPKKAKDSVALRAPEMKGNDTNVPYAAYIHPSNADSGAYGGMSFVIFPAEEGPCLVGLVIGTQGLAPDEAILGRPGHARKLNAIAKWLNHEFGGGSQVAWAKQDPTRVDIDVPESIRQGWSSYSRVFGRYGRVLYTLYKPSSDRQATTSAVAALLDLMFEERGHSPMKEFEAESDGIQSGWFSQLMPKTDENQVVDLLNNRRFVVLQGPPGTGKTRMARQILEGRYAGFGRSIQFHPGTTYENFIGGLAPVHWVEDGGAGLGFRFAPKPGFLIEAAGQAAAKNAPYLLHIDEINRADLGKILGEAIYLFESKQESRREIDLPYDFGAPFHGRLHLPENLHVLGTMNSSDRSIAILDVAVRRRFAFLALWPSLAVVEEHGCALTQRAYKDLVSIFVEHAPDEALALVPGHSYFLDRDEAQARVSLRTSLAPLLDEYLAQGYVSGFAESIRGYMQWLESL; from the coding sequence ATGAATCCCAACCCTCTTGATTCGCTCATTGAAATCATTCATTCCGGAACTTTGGACTCCTGGAAGGCTCGGAACGAAACTGCGCTGGCGGAGTTGTTCGGGCGCCGATACCCGAAGAAGGCCAAGGATTCGGTGGCCTTGCGAGCTCCGGAGATGAAAGGGAATGACACCAATGTTCCCTATGCGGCGTACATCCATCCTTCGAACGCCGACTCTGGCGCCTATGGAGGAATGAGCTTCGTCATCTTTCCGGCTGAAGAGGGACCTTGCCTGGTTGGCCTGGTGATCGGGACTCAGGGATTGGCTCCCGATGAGGCGATTCTGGGGCGGCCTGGGCACGCTCGGAAGCTCAATGCGATTGCCAAGTGGTTGAATCACGAGTTTGGCGGCGGCAGCCAGGTGGCCTGGGCCAAGCAGGATCCCACTCGGGTGGACATCGATGTGCCGGAGTCGATCCGGCAGGGTTGGTCCAGCTACAGTCGCGTCTTCGGGCGGTATGGGCGAGTACTGTACACGCTGTACAAGCCCTCCTCGGATCGTCAAGCGACCACCTCTGCTGTCGCCGCTCTGCTCGATCTGATGTTTGAAGAGCGGGGCCACTCCCCGATGAAGGAGTTCGAAGCCGAATCGGATGGGATCCAGTCAGGATGGTTCTCGCAGTTGATGCCGAAGACGGATGAGAACCAAGTGGTTGACCTGTTGAACAACCGCCGGTTCGTGGTTTTGCAGGGTCCGCCGGGAACGGGCAAGACGCGTATGGCCCGGCAGATTCTGGAGGGACGCTATGCGGGGTTTGGACGCTCCATTCAGTTTCATCCTGGCACCACCTACGAGAACTTCATCGGAGGCTTGGCTCCGGTCCATTGGGTCGAGGACGGGGGCGCCGGGCTGGGATTCCGATTCGCGCCGAAGCCCGGCTTCTTGATCGAAGCCGCCGGGCAGGCTGCCGCGAAGAACGCGCCCTATCTGCTACATATCGATGAGATCAACCGTGCGGATCTGGGGAAGATTCTGGGAGAAGCGATCTATCTGTTCGAGTCGAAGCAGGAATCGCGGCGCGAGATTGATCTGCCGTACGATTTTGGCGCGCCTTTTCACGGGCGGCTGCACCTGCCGGAGAACCTGCATGTTCTGGGTACGATGAACAGCTCCGATCGGAGTATCGCCATCCTGGATGTCGCGGTGCGCCGACGATTTGCGTTCCTTGCGCTGTGGCCGAGCCTGGCCGTCGTCGAGGAGCATGGTTGTGCCCTCACACAGCGCGCGTACAAGGATCTGGTTTCCATCTTTGTGGAGCATGCTCCGGATGAGGCGTTGGCGCTCGTGCCCGGTCATTCGTATTTCCTTGATAGGGATGAGGCACAAGCGCGCGTTAGTTTGCGAACCAGCCTCGCCCCGTTGCTTGATGAGTACCTGGCGCAGGGTTACGTGAGTGGGTTCGCCGAGTCGATTCGGGGGTACATGCAGTGGCTGGAAAGCCTGTAG
- a CDS encoding TetR/AcrR family transcriptional regulator has translation MDADSKPYHHGNLRATLIQASLELIRAQGPDGLTLREAARRAGVSHAAPYRHFRDKDELLAAIAEDGFQRLTTSIQAAVAQSREPRERLSLAGVSYVEFGVDHRAEFHVMFSLALDPAVHPATGAAAEAAFQALLNLTEDLNGAGLLPRTDPRTAARIAWAHVHGLTELALRRQFEFPTRRALLEFAAQSTRALLEGLSPG, from the coding sequence GCTGGAACTGATTCGGGCGCAGGGGCCCGACGGGCTCACTCTCCGCGAGGCGGCCCGGCGCGCCGGTGTCTCCCACGCCGCTCCATACCGGCACTTTCGCGACAAAGACGAGCTTCTAGCCGCGATCGCCGAAGATGGCTTCCAACGTCTCACGACCAGCATCCAGGCCGCCGTGGCCCAAAGCCGCGAGCCCCGCGAGCGCCTCTCGCTGGCCGGCGTCTCCTATGTGGAATTCGGCGTCGACCACCGGGCCGAGTTCCACGTGATGTTCTCGCTCGCGCTCGACCCCGCGGTTCATCCCGCCACCGGGGCCGCGGCCGAGGCTGCGTTTCAGGCTCTGCTGAACCTGACCGAGGATCTGAACGGCGCGGGCCTGCTGCCCCGCACCGATCCGCGCACCGCCGCGCGTATCGCCTGGGCTCATGTCCACGGGCTAACCGAGTTGGCCCTTCGCCGCCAGTTCGAGTTTCCAACCCGACGCGCCTTGCTCGAGTTCGCCGCGCAATCGACACGAGCGCTGCTGGAAGGACTCAGCCCCGGATGA